The proteins below are encoded in one region of Syntrophales bacterium:
- a CDS encoding lytic transglycosylase domain-containing protein, producing MNKSSTSTLHLILLVYAIFIFSAGPASGFCFNEAGTLFDIPPKLLQAIAKVESNYNPVAVHWNSNGSYDYGLMQINSWWASPSRLGEDVWSTIGDPCTNVIVGAGILADLIEHHGYAWKSVGYYNSGNKKRQKRYIDRVYRAMRELRE from the coding sequence ATGAACAAAAGTTCGACATCAACTTTACACCTTATTCTTCTCGTATATGCCATTTTTATTTTTTCAGCCGGACCAGCCTCTGGATTTTGCTTCAATGAAGCCGGCACTTTATTTGACATACCGCCAAAGCTTCTTCAGGCAATTGCGAAGGTTGAAAGCAATTATAATCCGGTTGCCGTACACTGGAACAGCAATGGTTCTTATGATTATGGGCTGATGCAGATCAATTCATGGTGGGCTTCCCCTTCCCGGTTAGGTGAGGACGTATGGTCAACGATTGGTGATCCCTGCACCAATGTCATAGTCGGTGCGGGGATATTAGCCGATCTGATCGAACATCACGGATATGCCTGGAAAAGTGTTGGATACTACAACTCCGGGAACAAGAAGAGGCAAAAGCGATATATTGACAGGGTTTACAGGGCAATGCGGGAGCTTAGGGAGTAA
- a CDS encoding HD domain-containing protein, producing MPEPKKKSRFVIKLAVFCALAFLGIVVLKHYLTCIPPIYIRYFEGIIIIGILVFISRIFWHKIHKKPVSLAYGDTQPVENKAGGKMSVLDGYNAINCPDGTRHIDIEDLSRLWIDTVGTKNNTKANQEHQRQETTPPQKKDEEQKKDKEQKFTHPDITEYYHNNIMAREVGFMNEPARLSTVTEILDLIDRYGECPSVVDLGATYSGAGETEPDYKWYKTTATEKSTTWDILRMCTLREHLLNVAKKVESMHPEDIRTPLFIIAALAHDLGKIPEFREKGYIMGDHPIISMEILKNKVPAFNNLPEQDMNNIMTAVLNHHRSETENEWTNGLQKADRDCRQQELTKYTSFKGEEYIETEEIKNLLDPPKLWDREREELPSESSVQSEYERVDMSWFDIGEFFKKLKPRINKLSDDGKWFHVVSMSDGNVYVWIGTVTEILLTLAGEHQELNILALASNSQGEHSLLASAMDIFKSNKCVDRVKIRDGYFGRWFEVLHQYPASEKGKKCRERTHGFFGIPFRIENFNCKLGDLEKMKKDDIIKSIKSFSISTKKDNENSGTAVPIQ from the coding sequence ATGCCGGAGCCTAAAAAGAAGAGCAGGTTTGTGATAAAATTGGCAGTATTTTGCGCACTCGCCTTTTTGGGGATTGTCGTACTTAAACACTATTTGACCTGCATTCCCCCTATATACATACGCTACTTTGAAGGCATCATAATTATTGGGATACTTGTCTTTATCAGCAGGATATTCTGGCACAAGATACATAAAAAACCGGTATCTCTTGCTTACGGCGACACGCAGCCGGTCGAAAACAAAGCAGGGGGGAAGATGAGCGTCCTGGACGGATACAATGCAATCAATTGCCCGGACGGTACCAGACACATCGACATTGAAGACCTGTCGCGTCTCTGGATTGACACTGTCGGAACGAAAAACAATACCAAGGCCAATCAGGAACATCAGCGCCAGGAAACAACCCCCCCGCAAAAGAAAGACGAAGAACAGAAAAAAGATAAAGAGCAAAAGTTCACTCATCCTGACATCACCGAATATTACCATAACAACATTATGGCGAGAGAAGTTGGGTTTATGAACGAACCTGCCCGGTTATCGACTGTCACGGAAATACTGGACCTTATTGACCGGTACGGGGAGTGTCCTTCCGTTGTTGACCTCGGTGCGACATATAGCGGGGCTGGCGAAACGGAGCCGGACTACAAGTGGTACAAAACTACGGCCACGGAGAAAAGCACCACATGGGATATATTGAGAATGTGCACCCTGCGGGAACATTTACTGAACGTTGCAAAGAAAGTCGAGAGTATGCACCCTGAAGATATAAGGACCCCCTTGTTTATTATTGCAGCACTTGCACACGATCTTGGAAAAATTCCCGAATTCAGGGAAAAGGGTTACATAATGGGGGATCACCCTATAATCAGCATGGAGATATTGAAAAATAAAGTTCCTGCATTTAATAACCTTCCCGAACAAGACATGAACAATATCATGACAGCGGTATTGAACCACCACAGGTCGGAAACAGAAAACGAATGGACTAACGGTCTTCAGAAGGCGGACAGGGATTGCAGGCAACAGGAATTAACGAAATATACATCGTTTAAGGGCGAAGAATATATAGAAACCGAAGAGATTAAAAACCTCTTGGATCCTCCCAAACTCTGGGACAGAGAGCGGGAAGAACTACCCTCTGAATCCTCTGTACAGAGCGAGTATGAGAGGGTTGATATGTCATGGTTCGATATAGGTGAATTCTTTAAAAAGTTAAAACCAAGGATAAACAAGTTGAGCGATGACGGCAAGTGGTTCCATGTGGTTTCAATGTCTGACGGGAACGTCTATGTCTGGATTGGTACAGTGACAGAGATCCTTCTCACCCTGGCCGGTGAGCATCAGGAACTGAACATCCTGGCCCTTGCCAGCAATAGTCAGGGGGAACACAGCCTGCTCGCTTCGGCAATGGATATATTCAAGAGCAATAAGTGTGTAGATCGAGTGAAGATACGGGACGGTTATTTTGGCAGGTGGTTTGAGGTGTTGCATCAATACCCCGCCAGCGAAAAAGGCAAGAAGTGCAGAGAGAGGACCCATGGCTTTTTCGGCATACCCTTCAGAATCGAAAACTTTAATTGTAAGCTGGGCGATCTTGAAAAGATGAAAAAGGATGACATCATAAAAAGCATCAAGAGTTTCTCGATTAGTACAAAAAAAGACAACGAAAATAGTGGCACTGCTGTTCCTATACAGTAG
- a CDS encoding tetratricopeptide repeat protein, whose product MRTTGKLSDNHPDKEMVLTAAKELNKKGLFCVEYGNCGDAIRNYTQAIDLCPSYKTPYYYCTIAYMRLGDYQGALNTITALIASCPPKAFLYEMRGNIHFCMEKYTAAVEDYDRAIKINPDQASAYYGRGVAYAETGDSKRAATDIIKSADMGHPDAWLLMAEMKKEKGHETLTRKRKRDGTLS is encoded by the coding sequence ATGCGAACGACTGGAAAATTGTCGGACAACCATCCGGACAAGGAAATGGTTCTGACCGCCGCAAAAGAGTTAAACAAGAAGGGGCTTTTCTGCGTGGAGTACGGAAACTGTGGGGATGCCATACGTAATTATACACAAGCCATCGATTTGTGCCCCTCCTACAAGACACCTTATTATTATTGCACAATAGCTTATATGCGTCTCGGAGATTACCAAGGTGCGTTAAATACCATAACCGCATTAATTGCTTCGTGTCCACCAAAGGCGTTTTTATATGAAATGCGTGGAAACATTCATTTCTGCATGGAGAAATATACTGCCGCTGTTGAAGACTATGACAGGGCTATCAAGATAAATCCCGATCAGGCTTCTGCTTATTATGGTCGTGGAGTTGCCTATGCGGAAACAGGAGATAGTAAGAGGGCCGCTACTGACATTATTAAATCAGCAGACATGGGACATCCTGACGCCTGGCTTTTGATGGCAGAGATGAAAAAAGAGAAGGGGCACGAAACCCTCACAAGGAAAAGAAAGAGAGATGGAACTTTGTCATGA
- a CDS encoding type IV secretion system DNA-binding domain-containing protein: protein MLNIGKRAKAKKFHKDNSTLLGEGYSLTDKTLDGKIPLPQELYVPDADRSGHMWCFGTTRVGKTKIIENMVEQDIRKGYSVIVIDPKGEISLFSKIVQVAEETGRLKDQLMLMTPICPDCSVQINPLSHYSMSEELVGHVVSGIDIGKEPFFFNVAYEISLVIVQAMILVATKKEAHYRKAFNLNDIKNNVSKDKLKTLQEQVDEFQDDPDPQVVDYATQLSLDMKKIIDSPPDYYSKISSNLRVALMELTSGNIGKIVGTARSNKLISKLEKNEPVIFAAHLGAMITRRAASTLGKVIISMLQSFVGRRLADGGKVTPPLCLYIDEAQDLLYHGIDNFFAKAGGADVWIHGFAQSVSQLYAKIGKDYGRTILDNTNTKLFMRVPDADTASYAAEHFGEKKKYESIFNSDGGITVREQSEDIISPSDILNLKARAFYLMTYGGNYRGKSMESSPSNLEVIFPYAGVVGHAGA from the coding sequence ATGCTTAATATTGGAAAGCGGGCAAAAGCAAAGAAGTTTCATAAAGACAACAGCACTCTTTTAGGAGAAGGATATTCCCTTACAGATAAAACCCTGGACGGAAAGATACCCCTGCCACAGGAGCTATATGTTCCCGACGCTGACCGCAGTGGTCACATGTGGTGTTTTGGAACTACCAGGGTAGGCAAGACCAAGATCATAGAAAACATGGTTGAGCAGGATATTCGTAAAGGGTATTCAGTAATCGTTATAGACCCCAAAGGTGAAATAAGCCTTTTCTCGAAGATTGTTCAGGTAGCTGAAGAAACGGGGAGATTAAAGGATCAGTTAATGCTCATGACCCCTATCTGCCCTGATTGCAGTGTACAGATAAATCCTCTTTCACACTACAGCATGTCGGAAGAATTGGTTGGGCATGTAGTTTCTGGTATTGACATAGGGAAAGAGCCGTTCTTTTTTAACGTTGCCTATGAAATATCGCTGGTAATTGTGCAGGCCATGATTTTAGTCGCAACGAAGAAGGAAGCGCATTACAGAAAAGCATTTAACCTGAATGATATAAAAAACAACGTATCCAAAGACAAGCTTAAAACGCTCCAGGAGCAAGTAGACGAGTTTCAGGACGATCCTGATCCTCAAGTTGTGGATTACGCAACACAGTTAAGTCTGGATATGAAGAAAATTATCGATTCCCCTCCGGACTATTACAGTAAGATCTCATCTAACCTCAGAGTCGCATTGATGGAGCTGACCAGTGGGAATATAGGAAAGATAGTAGGGACAGCACGCAGCAACAAACTGATATCGAAGCTGGAGAAGAACGAACCCGTTATTTTTGCAGCACATCTTGGCGCCATGATAACCCGCAGGGCGGCTTCCACACTCGGGAAAGTAATCATATCCATGCTCCAGAGTTTTGTGGGACGCAGGCTTGCAGACGGAGGAAAGGTCACCCCACCGTTGTGTCTATACATAGATGAGGCCCAGGACCTGCTTTATCATGGTATTGACAACTTTTTTGCCAAGGCAGGCGGCGCCGATGTGTGGATACACGGTTTTGCCCAGAGCGTATCTCAGCTGTATGCCAAGATCGGAAAGGATTACGGCAGGACAATCCTTGACAACACGAATACGAAGCTTTTTATGCGTGTGCCTGATGCGGACACGGCATCTTATGCCGCTGAGCATTTTGGAGAGAAGAAGAAGTATGAATCTATTTTCAACAGCGATGGCGGGATAACCGTCAGAGAGCAATCCGAGGACATCATAAGCCCATCAGACATACTTAATTTAAAGGCCAGGGCCTTTTATTTAATGACTTATGGCGGAAACTATAGGGGAAAGAGCATGGAAAGTTCACCATCAAACCTTGAAGTAATATTCCCCTATGCCGGAGTAGTTGGCCATGCCGGAGCCTAA